The sequence below is a genomic window from Deltaproteobacteria bacterium.
GACACGCGCATCGGTTCCAACGGAATCGCTTCCGTGCGGGACAGCGCGAGCATGGCGCGGTCGGCATCTTGTGGGCGCAACGGGGCAAATCCGAATCCGCAGTTGCCGATCGTGACTGAAGTCACGCCGTGCCAACTACCGATCGTGCAGTAGGGGTCCCAATGCAATTGGGCGTCGTAGTGAGTGTGAAGGTCGATAAATCCAGGGGCAACGATCAGGCCGTTGGCATCGACCACTTTCGTGGCGTCGCTGCTGTTGAGACGGCCAATCTGGGCGATTTTCCCGTTCTTGATGCCGATATCGGCTTTGTAACGGGGCACGCGCGTACCGTCGATGACCGTACCGCCTTTAACGATGGTATCGAATTGTGGCATAGGTCCCTCCTTATTGGGATTGCTGGGGTTGTTCTTCGTGCCTAGTAAACTCGCACTCGCCGCAGTTGTCAACAGGTCGCAGGACAGAAAAAACGAGATAACGCTGTCATGGTGAAAATGGCGGTCAAGAGACTGAGGGTGGTCCGACAACGTTCCGGGTTGACGAGTACCGCCCATTATGCGAAGTGAATCATGCTTTCCCACGCAAAATGAAATGCCGGTCTGCGCCAGGAAACAAGGAAGCGATGAGGATCAGAGCATGAGGACATGCGCGAGCGAAAAAAGGCAGCGACAACGAAGCTTCACGGGCCAAGTGCTGATCGTGCTCCTCCTCGCGGCGGTGCCAACCTGGAGAGCTGCGGCGGCTGACGGTACGCAAGAAAAACTCGGGGCCCTCTTTTTCCCCTATCGGCAAGGGACGCCTAAGGCGGTCGGCGTGACTCCAGGCTTGAAGATCGACACAACCAATGTCCACCTCGTGAAGGAGGTACTGCCGCCGGAGCTGCTTGACCACGTCGCGGCTGGAGAATTTTCTTTTACCATTCAGGACACCACGGATACGCCGCTCCGCCAGGAGTACATTGACGCCACCGTGCGGCACTATGGAAAAGCCGTGCTGGGCGGAGAGGAATTGCAAAACTACGAAGCCGGGTTGCCGTTTCCGCTGCTCGATCCGCAGGACCCGCAAGTCGGACTCAAAGGAGCGTGGAATTATCGCTATCGCGACCGTGGCGATAGCGTGCAGTACTGGCCAACCAACGAACACCGCACGGGAACTGGAGCGGTCGAGCGCTCGGAGACGTTTTATATTGCCATGATGTTTGGACCGCACAGCGCGGGCGCGACGGCGGCTGGTGGACGGCAAACCTGGGAACGGCAAGGCGTCTATGCGAAGCGCTATATGCGCTTTGTCGCGCCGTCGGACGCCGAGGGACGACAGGTTATGAGCCTGACCTACGAGAACGACCTGCGCTCGGACGATCAGTGGCTGTACGATCCCCGAACCCGCCGCACACGCAAGGTGGTGTACAACCCGTACGAAGCGCCGGGCAACGGACAACTGCTAGCAGAAGACACGTCGGGGTTTAACGGCTACATCCACGCCTATGACTGGACCTACATTGGGGAAAAAGTCGTCCTTGCTCCAAGTCCGATTCATTCCGCCGAGCCAACGCTGGGCGGAAAAGGCAACTGGTATCCGACGGACCCCTGGGAGCTGCGTAAAGCCATTGTCCTCGAAGCCAAGTCGCGCGAGTCGCATCCGCTCTATAGTCGTCGTTTGCTGTACCTGGACGTGCAAACCTATTCCAACCTGTACACCTTCGCTTACGATCTGAACGGCAAGCATCGCCGTACTTTTCTCCAGGTCTATTTTCATCCGCAGTTTAACCCCTGGAACAACACCGTCTGGTTGCCGCAAATCTCGGCGCAGTTATCGATCGATTACGAGCGCGAGCGCGCCTCTATCTTTCAGACCCATAAAGTTGTCTACAACGAGCATCTGAACGAGAATCGCTGGTTTAGCATCATGGCGCTAATGCTGCACGGCAAATAAACGCTTCGACACGGGCCGGACATTCACCTCGAACTCACCTCGAACGCAAAGGAGGACCTCATCATGGCATTGACACTCGAACTGGCGGAACGTTTCCTGGCGGCAGCCAAGGCAAAAGCGCAAAAAGAAGGCTGGGGCATGAGCCTAGCGGTCGTCGACACGGCAGGGAACGCCGTCGCGTTGGCGCGGATGGACAGCGCTCGCTGGATGACTGCCAGCGTGGCCCAGAGCAAAGCCTTTACCGCCGCGTCATTCCGGCGCTCGTCGCGCGAAGTGGCGGAACTGGCACAGAGTCGGCCTGCGTTGCTGGGCAGCATTGGCGAGATCATCGGACGCCCATTGCTCTTGGCCGGTGGTGGGTTGCCTCTGATTGTCGGCGGCGAACTCATCGGCGGCGTCGGTGCCAGTGGCGGCACGGAAGACCAAGACATCGAATGTGCGAAGGCCGGGCTCGCGGCAATCGGTGGCGAGTAAACGGAGCATCGGCATTGCCGATCCGAAAGAACTGCTCGGTGCATGCCGGCAACAAAGGGGGAGACTATGAATGCCGAGAACACCTGGGAAGCGGAAAATGACCAAGCTGCCCGCCTGTATCAGCGCGGCCAATACGGAGCTGCGGAACTCATGTTCCGGTCGGCGCTACAAAAGGCGGAGAAGTTCGGTGCGTCAGACACTCGTGTGGCCATCGTCCTGAATAATCTCGCCAACCTCTGTCACAACCAACGTAATCTGACCGAGGCCGAAGCCTTTTATCTGCGCGCCTTGGCGATCCGGCAAGAGGCGTACGGCCCTCAGCACCCATGGGTGGCGCAAAGCCTCAACAACATTGCTGCGCTCTACCGCGAACTGGGGAAACTGCAAGAAGCAGAAGCGTTTTCACTGCGGGCGGTGGCGATTGCCGAAGCGTTGATGGGACCACACCACTGGCGCATCACCAACTGTCTGAACAATCTCGCTGCCGTCTACATGGCGCAAGCACGTTACAGCGAATCGGAAGTGTGCTTCCAACGTACCCTGGCCATCCGGCAGCGCTTTTTCGGAGCCGGCGATCCTACCGTGGCCACCACGTTGTGTGGGCTAGCCGAACTTGCGATGGCTCAGGGGAAACATGCCGAGGCCGAGCCGCTCTTCCAACGTGCACTCACCATACGGGAAACCGAACTCGGCGCGCACCATCCCGGCGTGGCGGTCCTGTTGGAGAAATACGCGGGGTTGTTACGCCAGACGGAACGTGAAGCCGAGGCCGGAGCGTACGAAACCCGCGCCCAGGCTATTCGCGTCCAATCGCAGGCGCACGCTGGCGAAGGCGGAGAAAGGGAGTAGGACTTTACTCCCGAGGCGCGACCAAGCGAAAAATCTTGCGCAGCACATCCGAGGCGTTCAGATACGGGGCTGCCTGGCTCATGTCCGAGATTTCGCTATATCGGTCGCGAATCTGTTCGGGTGTAGGAATCGCGTCCGTGCCGAACACCGCTCCTTGCGCTTCCCGGACTTCGACCTTGGCGTAATAACCTGCTCCGGCTTCGATGATATGCCCGGTCTCTTCATTCTCCGGTGCGCACATCCACGCGACCGCAGCCGTTACGAATTCCGGCTTGATCAGTCGCGCGACTTTCGGGGCGGTCACGGTCGCGGTCATGCGGGTCGAAGCGATCGGCGCAATAGCGTGGACGGTGATGTTGTGTTTGCGCCCTTCTTCCTTGAGCGCATTCATGAAGCCGATGAGCGCCATTTTGGCCGCGCCATAGTTCGTATGCCCATGGTTGCCGTAGAGACCTGCACCGGAGGTGGTCATAACGATACGGCCGAAATTCTTCTCCCGCATCGTCGGCCAAGCGGCATGGGTGCAGTACACCGCGCCCATCAGGTGCACATCGACCAAGGCGCGAAAGTCAGCCAGATCCATTTTCGCCAAGGTCTTGTCGCGCACGTTGCCCGCATTGTTGACTAGAATGTCCACGGTGCCGAAAGCGTCGAGTGCGGTTTTGACGATATTACGTCCGCCTTCTTCCGTGGCGACCGAGTCGTAGTTGGCAACGGCACGCCCACCGGCAGCGACGATCTCGTTGACAACCGCGTCGGCGGCTGTGTGCGATCCGCCGGTGCCGGCGACTGTCCCACCCAGATCGTTGACCACGACCTTGGCACCACGTGACGCGAAAAACAACGCATGACTGCGTCCCAAGCCGTTGCCCGCGCCAGTAATGACCGCGACCCGTCCGTCAAAGCGAATTTCTTTCATTGCTGTATGCTCCTTTCCCTGGAGATCGACTGCTGCGCGGCAAAGTAACGCTTCCTTCCCTCGGTCCGCTAGTGCCCATGACGGAGGCGGACGCTCCACCACCACGCAAGCTGCGATGAATTGTGGCGATGCCTTTGGGAATGGTATAGGACTGGGTCGGAGGCGAAGTGTCGCCAAGAGACACCGCAGACGCAAAAAGGAGGAACGCACATGATTCAAGGGATTCATCACGTGGCCATTTCGACTGGAGACATGGAGCAGGCGTTACGATTTTACCGGGACTTAATCGGATTCGAGGAGCTGTGGTCTTCCGCCTGGGAGATGGGGACCGAGACGGTGGATCAAATTGTGGGACTCAAGGATTCGTCGGCGCGCATGGCGATGCTGAGGCTGGGCAACGCCTGCGTGGAGCTGTTTCAATACCACACGCCGCAGCCCAAACTAGGCGACCCGAACCGGCCGGTGTGCGACCACGGAATCACCCACCTCTGCCTCCAGGTAAAGGACATCGACGCGGAATACGTGCGCTTGAAAGCGGCAGGGATGGTGTTTCATTGCCCGCCACAGGCCGGAGGGCGCGGGCTGCGAGCGACCTATGGGCGCGACCCGGACGGGAACGTCGTGGAACTGCTCGAGGTGTCGGATTGGGCAGAGATGTCCGTTGTGCAAGGGAGCTAAGTTGATCGCTGGGGCGCATCGTCTGCGCCCTACGCCGTTACGCTGCGCAAGAGGCCGCAAGACTAGAGAGTGCCACGCGGCGGCGACCTTCGCGCAAGTCGTTGCGGTCGAACCCGTTGGTCAGGTATCCGAACGAAATCCCTGTCGCCGGGTCGGCCCAGCCGCTTTGTCCGCCGAACCCCGGGTGTCCGAACGCTTCAGGCGAGTTCGTTTTTCCGAAGGCGCGCAGATTGGCCTTGCCGTCTCCTCCCGCGATGGCGATACCTAATGCCCGCAACGCCAAGTGGCCGAGATACGGATCGGTGAGGTTCCCGGTGCGCACGCGTCGTGCCTCGCGCAGCATCTCCGGTTGCCAAATCTGTTTGCCGTCGTGGGAGCGACCGTCGTTGAGCAAGGCCTGATAGAACAACGCAATGTCTCCGGCAGTAGTGATGCCGCCAGCGGAAGGCGATCCCGCCAGGCGCGTGGCGAGCTCGTTGAGTTCCATTACCCCATCGTCACTGATCGCGGCAGTAGTGCGCGGCGGCTTCATGCCGGCCTTCGCGTAATCCTCGGCGGTCATACGCTCTCCCACCCATTCAATGTCCGCCACCCGATCGTTCAGCGCGGCGGAGATGCCCACGCGCAAGTCCGGCAACCCCAACGGCTCGGCGATACGCGTGCGTACGAAATCGGAGAACGATTGCCCGCTCTCACGTTCGACGATATCGGCGATAGGCCAGAAGTTCGCGGAAATATGATAGACGAACTTTTCGCCTGGCGTGTGATCCAAGCGCCATTGAGCGAAGCGCTCGAAGCGGCGTTTCTTATCGGCCCACTCTTTTTGCCAGTGCGGCGCGTAAGGAATCGCCGAGGTGTGGACGAGGCATTGCTCTACAGTGACGACATCTTTCCCATTCGTGCCGAATTCCGGCACGAAATCCACGATGCGGTCTTCCGGGCGCAATTTTCCTTCCTGCATCAACAGCCACGCCGACGCCGCAGCGAAGGCTTTGGTGGAGGACATGATGACGAA
It includes:
- a CDS encoding DUF1329 domain-containing protein; this encodes MRTCASEKRQRQRSFTGQVLIVLLLAAVPTWRAAAADGTQEKLGALFFPYRQGTPKAVGVTPGLKIDTTNVHLVKEVLPPELLDHVAAGEFSFTIQDTTDTPLRQEYIDATVRHYGKAVLGGEELQNYEAGLPFPLLDPQDPQVGLKGAWNYRYRDRGDSVQYWPTNEHRTGTGAVERSETFYIAMMFGPHSAGATAAGGRQTWERQGVYAKRYMRFVAPSDAEGRQVMSLTYENDLRSDDQWLYDPRTRRTRKVVYNPYEAPGNGQLLAEDTSGFNGYIHAYDWTYIGEKVVLAPSPIHSAEPTLGGKGNWYPTDPWELRKAIVLEAKSRESHPLYSRRLLYLDVQTYSNLYTFAYDLNGKHRRTFLQVYFHPQFNPWNNTVWLPQISAQLSIDYERERASIFQTHKVVYNEHLNENRWFSIMALMLHGK
- a CDS encoding heme-binding protein; the protein is MALTLELAERFLAAAKAKAQKEGWGMSLAVVDTAGNAVALARMDSARWMTASVAQSKAFTAASFRRSSREVAELAQSRPALLGSIGEIIGRPLLLAGGGLPLIVGGELIGGVGASGGTEDQDIECAKAGLAAIGGE
- a CDS encoding tetratricopeptide repeat protein, with translation MNAENTWEAENDQAARLYQRGQYGAAELMFRSALQKAEKFGASDTRVAIVLNNLANLCHNQRNLTEAEAFYLRALAIRQEAYGPQHPWVAQSLNNIAALYRELGKLQEAEAFSLRAVAIAEALMGPHHWRITNCLNNLAAVYMAQARYSESEVCFQRTLAIRQRFFGAGDPTVATTLCGLAELAMAQGKHAEAEPLFQRALTIRETELGAHHPGVAVLLEKYAGLLRQTEREAEAGAYETRAQAIRVQSQAHAGEGGERE
- a CDS encoding SDR family NAD(P)-dependent oxidoreductase produces the protein MKEIRFDGRVAVITGAGNGLGRSHALFFASRGAKVVVNDLGGTVAGTGGSHTAADAVVNEIVAAGGRAVANYDSVATEEGGRNIVKTALDAFGTVDILVNNAGNVRDKTLAKMDLADFRALVDVHLMGAVYCTHAAWPTMREKNFGRIVMTTSGAGLYGNHGHTNYGAAKMALIGFMNALKEEGRKHNITVHAIAPIASTRMTATVTAPKVARLIKPEFVTAAVAWMCAPENEETGHIIEAGAGYYAKVEVREAQGAVFGTDAIPTPEQIRDRYSEISDMSQAAPYLNASDVLRKIFRLVAPRE
- a CDS encoding VOC family protein is translated as MIQGIHHVAISTGDMEQALRFYRDLIGFEELWSSAWEMGTETVDQIVGLKDSSARMAMLRLGNACVELFQYHTPQPKLGDPNRPVCDHGITHLCLQVKDIDAEYVRLKAAGMVFHCPPQAGGRGLRATYGRDPDGNVVELLEVSDWAEMSVVQGS
- a CDS encoding beta-lactamase family protein, which produces MPAAHFFANNLEEIGLDPQKVQALFERAAREVHEGLLPASQVAIARNGKLGAMQTFGTAVQGGVEKPATNDTQFVIMSSTKAFAAASAWLLMQEGKLRPEDRIVDFVPEFGTNGKDVVTVEQCLVHTSAIPYAPHWQKEWADKKRRFERFAQWRLDHTPGEKFVYHISANFWPIADIVERESGQSFSDFVRTRIAEPLGLPDLRVGISAALNDRVADIEWVGERMTAEDYAKAGMKPPRTTAAISDDGVMELNELATRLAGSPSAGGITTAGDIALFYQALLNDGRSHDGKQIWQPEMLREARRVRTGNLTDPYLGHLALRALGIAIAGGDGKANLRAFGKTNSPEAFGHPGFGGQSGWADPATGISFGYLTNGFDRNDLREGRRRVALSSLAASCAA